A single genomic interval of Fusarium verticillioides 7600 chromosome 8, whole genome shotgun sequence harbors:
- a CDS encoding signal recognition particle subunit SRP72: MPQDPAAALSALLRQSSVEDHDEALKIANAALKANKNDVDSQHTRIIALLKLDRFDDALRAIADGSPALHARIALEHAYALYKTGKLNEATSVLQAFGLEKKRSLQHVAAQVAYRAERFDEACNIYSRLLDTDPADEENDISINLRAAFAQSSWLGYSVTDKISVQDSDGFELCYNAACAHIANGSLETAADLLQRASRLCDASDDLTDEDKQAEMRPILAQQAYVFAKLGKLREALDLYNSLSNAREEDSDLALIIGNNLVTLEPKDENPYLLERRFSALTAKARNAKLFQHQSDILRRNRLTVDLQILKGAGVKRRTDALLTEAKHPTTAAETSILSVLNAAASAQGTSGKHLLKNLQGLSQKRPHDVGLVLTIVQIQLHEGKVGSALSILESFLQRLERNETDDSQNARFSPGLIALTVTLLRAQGRESSAKAELVKAATYWQSRPASSAISLLEEAGIELMKSSNAQDLQLAGTSFQKLIDERKGSDIAAAGLVASFAPSSPSRVEKHLQNLPPVDSLIEGIDVTALLSAGVATAASKTGSSTLKRSAPSGPSEKTSKRRRKIRLPKNYVEGTRPDPERWLPLRDRSSYRPKGKKGKKKAVDSTQGGIVKEEETLELVGGGGVKVEKAPPPSKKKKKGRK; encoded by the exons ATGCCTCAAGACCCTGCTGCCGCCCTCAGCGCCTTATTGCGCCAATCCTCCGTCGAAGACCACGACGAGGCCCTCAAGATTGCCAACGCCGCCCTCAAGGCTAACAAGAACGATGTCGATAGCCAGCACACCCGTATCATCGCGTTGCTGAAGCTCGATCGATTCGACGATGCTTTGCGCGCCATTGCTGATGGCTCTCCCGCCCTCCACGCACGAATTGCCCTTGAACATGCCTATGCTCTCTACAAGACGGGAAAGCTTAACGAGGCCACTTCTGTCCTCCAGGCTTTCGGTctagagaagaagaggagtCTACAGCATGTTGCCGCACAAGTTGCTTACCGTGCCGAGCGCTTCGATGAGGCTTGCAACATATACAGCCGTCTACTCGACACCGATCCCGCAGATGAGGAGAAcgatatcagcatcaatctTCGGGCCGCTTTTGCCCAGTCTAGTTGGCTGGGATACTCGGTCACTGACAAGATTTCTGTCCAAGACTCTGATGGATTTGAACTGTGTTATAACGCTGCATGTGCGCATATTGCCAACGGCTCCCTTGAGACTGCAGCCGATCTATTGCAGCGTGCAAGTCGATTGTGTGATGCCTCCGATGACTTGACAGATGAGGACAAGCAGGCGGAAATGCGGCCGATTCTTGCACAGCAGGCCTACGTCTTTGCTAAGTTGGGCAAGCTCAGGGAGGCTCTCGATCTCTATAACTCTCTATCAAACGCAAG agaagaagattccGACCTGGCACTAATAATTGGCAACAACCTGGTCACTTTAGAGCCAAAGGACGAGAACCCCTATCTTCTCGAGCGAAGATTCTCGGCCCTGACGGCCAAGGCAAGAAAtgccaagctcttccagcaCCAGTCTGATATCTTGCGACGCAACCGACTAACCGTGGATTTGCAAATCCTCAAGGGTGCCGGAGTCAAGCGCCGCACCGATGCCCTTCTCACCGAAGCAAAACATCCCACGACAGCTGCCGAAACTAGCATCCTCTCTGTTCTCAACGCTGCTGCGAGCGCACAAGGGACATCTGGGAAGCATCTTCTGAAGAATCTCCAAGGACTGTCCCAGAAGAGACCACATGATGTCGGTCTTGTGTTAACCATTGTGCAAATACAGCTCCATGAAGGAAAAGTTGGCTCAGCTCTGTCTATTCTTGAGTCTTTCCTACAGCGTCTCGAAAGAAACGAGACTGATGATTCTCAAAATGCTCGGTTCAGCCCTGGTCTTATTGCACTTACTGTGACCCTTTTGAGGGCACAGGGACGGGAATCCTCGGCAAAGGCTGAACTTGTTAAGGCTGCTACATACTGGCAGTCCCGCCCGGCTAGCTCAGCAATCTCACTCCTCGAAGAGGCTGGCATCGAACTGATGAAGTCATCCAACGCCCAGGATTTGCAACTCGCGGGTACTTCGTTCCAGAAACTAATCGATGAGCGGAAGGGCTCGGACATTGCTGCGGCTGGCCTTGTCGCATCCTTCGCTCCCTCAAGCCCCTCTCGTGTAGAAAAGCACCTCCAGAACCTCCCTCCCGTGGATTCTCTTATCGAGGGCATCGACGTAACAGCTCTCCTCAGCGCTGGCGTTGCGACCGCAGCCAGTAAGACAGGCTCCTCAACTTTGAAGCGCTCGGCTCCTTCGGGACCATCTGAAAAGACAAGCAAGCGACGCAGAAAGATACGCCTTCCCAAGAACTACGTCGAAGGCACCAGACCCGACCCTGAGCGCTGGCTGCCTTTGCGTGACAGAAGCTCGTACCGtcccaagggcaagaagggcaagaagaaggctgtcGATTCAACACAGGGAGGAATCgtgaaggaagaggagactCTGGAGCTCGTAGGCGGAGGaggtgtcaaggttgagaaggcgCCTCCgccttccaagaagaagaagaagggtagGAAATAG
- a CDS encoding transcription initiation factor TFIIE subunit alpha, giving the protein MDLAITLIKSVARAFYETRDILVIDALILHEALRDDDLAYLMSTNTKELHKICGKLREDRFLVVHTRSELREGNPRPSNKTWYYIDYRATIDAIKWRVYTIDKEVQGTTQVASEKKEYFCSFCKAEWTAMEVLDNVGPEGFLCHRCSHVLTFEADRTSTGHEQSTRLNDQFKFISELLPKIDAVHIPECDFDRAFAKARPVKRDETHQRAQTTAVDSGANRPMAVKGLTNTGPQSIAVNISTSDGPTEAEKAAEQARKEQIAKQNALPSWMSNSTVTGESFSASAAPGTASIVKKESSKDAGPAAPAVANAQIDDIFEKLKAEIAQERSDEEEDDDDEEEEDLFEDVPAAKKVKLAGPDTEEQKEDEDSEEIEFEDV; this is encoded by the exons atggatctcGCAATCACACTTATCAAGTCCGTTGCGCGGGCGTTTTACGAAACCCGCGACATACTAGTGATCGATGCGCTTATTCTACATGAGGC GCTTCGAGACGATGACTTGGCCTACTTGATGTCTACCAACACAAAGGAACTCCACAAGATATGCGGAAAACTACGCGAGGATCGATTCTTGGTGGT ACACACACGATCAGAACTCCGAGAAGGCaacccaagaccaagcaacAAAACATGGTATTACATCGACTACCGAGCCACAATAGACGCCATCAAATGGCGCGTTTACACTATCGATAAAGAAGTACAGGGTACTACGCAAGTCGCGAGCGAGAAAAAAGAGTACTTTTGCTCATTTTGCAAAGCAGAATGGACGGCGATGGAGGTTCTGGACAACGTTGGCCCGGAAGGATTCTTATGCCACCGCTGCTCTCATGTTCTGACCTTTGAGGCCGACCGGACATCGACTGGGCACGAGCAGTCAACGCGACTCAATGACCAGTTCAAATTCATTAGTGAACTGCTTCCCAAGATCGACGCCGTCCACATTCCTGAATGCGATTTTGATCGCGCATTTGCCAAAGCACGCCCGGTGAAGCGCGACGAAACACACCAGCGCGCTCAGACTACTGCAGTAGACTCTGGCGCGAACCGACCTATGGCGGTTAAGGGCTTGACCAACACAGGGCCGCAATCGATTGCAGTTaacatctcaacatcagatgGCCCTACAGAAGCCGAGAAGGCGGCAGAGCAGGCGCGCAAGGAGCAGATAGCGAAGCAAAATGCTCTTCCATCGTGGATGTCCAATAGTACAGTCACTGGGGagtccttctcagcaagcGCTGCTCCTGGCACTGCATCaatcgtcaagaaggagtCCAGCAAAGATGCTGGCCCAGCAGCACCGGCCGTGGCCAATGCTCAAATAGACGACATatttgagaagctcaaggcggAGATAGCACAAGAAAGatcagatgaggaagaggacgacgacgacgaagaagaagaagacttaTTCGAAGATGTCCCTGCCGCCAAAAAAGTGAAACTGGCTGGACCAGATACTGaagagcaaaaagaagacgaagacagCGAGGAGATAGAGTTCGAAGACGTTTAA
- a CDS encoding transcription initiation factor TFIIE subunit alpha: MDLAITLIKSVARAFYETRDILVIDALILHEALRDDDLAYLMSTNTKELHKICGKLREDRFLVVHTRSELREGNPRPSNKTWYYIDYRATIDAIKWRVYTIDKEVQAEWTAMEVLDNVGPEGFLCHRCSHVLTFEADRTSTGHEQSTRLNDQFKFISELLPKIDAVHIPECDFDRAFAKARPVKRDETHQRAQTTAVDSGANRPMAVKGLTNTGPQSIAVNISTSDGPTEAEKAAEQARKEQIAKQNALPSWMSNSTVTGESFSASAAPGTASIVKKESSKDAGPAAPAVANAQIDDIFEKLKAEIAQERSDEEEDDDDEEEEDLFEDVPAAKKVKLAGPDTEEQKEDEDSEEIEFEDV, translated from the exons atggatctcGCAATCACACTTATCAAGTCCGTTGCGCGGGCGTTTTACGAAACCCGCGACATACTAGTGATCGATGCGCTTATTCTACATGAGGC GCTTCGAGACGATGACTTGGCCTACTTGATGTCTACCAACACAAAGGAACTCCACAAGATATGCGGAAAACTACGCGAGGATCGATTCTTGGTGGT ACACACACGATCAGAACTCCGAGAAGGCaacccaagaccaagcaacAAAACATGGTATTACATCGACTACCGAGCCACAATAGACGCCATCAAATGGCGCGTTTACACTATCGATAAAGAAGTACAGG CAGAATGGACGGCGATGGAGGTTCTGGACAACGTTGGCCCGGAAGGATTCTTATGCCACCGCTGCTCTCATGTTCTGACCTTTGAGGCCGACCGGACATCGACTGGGCACGAGCAGTCAACGCGACTCAATGACCAGTTCAAATTCATTAGTGAACTGCTTCCCAAGATCGACGCCGTCCACATTCCTGAATGCGATTTTGATCGCGCATTTGCCAAAGCACGCCCGGTGAAGCGCGACGAAACACACCAGCGCGCTCAGACTACTGCAGTAGACTCTGGCGCGAACCGACCTATGGCGGTTAAGGGCTTGACCAACACAGGGCCGCAATCGATTGCAGTTaacatctcaacatcagatgGCCCTACAGAAGCCGAGAAGGCGGCAGAGCAGGCGCGCAAGGAGCAGATAGCGAAGCAAAATGCTCTTCCATCGTGGATGTCCAATAGTACAGTCACTGGGGagtccttctcagcaagcGCTGCTCCTGGCACTGCATCaatcgtcaagaaggagtCCAGCAAAGATGCTGGCCCAGCAGCACCGGCCGTGGCCAATGCTCAAATAGACGACATatttgagaagctcaaggcggAGATAGCACAAGAAAGatcagatgaggaagaggacgacgacgacgaagaagaagaagacttaTTCGAAGATGTCCCTGCCGCCAAAAAAGTGAAACTGGCTGGACCAGATACTGaagagcaaaaagaagacgaagacagCGAGGAGATAGAGTTCGAAGACGTTTAA